The following coding sequences are from one bacterium SCSIO 12741 window:
- a CDS encoding gliding motility-associated C-terminal domain-containing protein: MPAGKARVTVTDNLGCTAIDSVTITEPATGLSATFTNTTNPLCNGQANGVVIVTPSGGTPGYTYAWSGGTAGARDSIRNAGAGALTVTVTDNNGCDTNLTINLVDPPALSLVISDTTHPLCNGNSDGTAIATPTGGTAPYSFTWPAGLPGARDSMRTNLASGTYTVTVTDDNGCTATASFTLVDPTTLGATVNVTGHVTCRNGNDGTAQAVPSGGTGPFSYSWSKGNPGATDDLRIDLTAGTVTVTITDNNGCTATGSATVNQPATGMTLSFTGQTNVLCKGDSTGQAIVTPTGGTPGYTYNWDAGDAGIRDSIRINLPAGRARVTVTDNQGCTAVDSITITEPATSLFGVFTGLTDPSCSGTPNGQAIITPSGGTPGYSYAWSSGSPGARDSIRVALGGGQLFVTITDNNGCTFIGDTTLTSPSTLNSSFTQTSNPSCNGVSDGSLTVTPTGGTAPYTYAWSHGTAGARDSIRLQLPGNTSISVTVTDAGGCTSVSSTTLTEPLALALNFTDSVVPLCNGAATGSITVTPSGGTPIYTYTWTAGVTTGASDSIAINLMGNTVYAVTVTDANGCTEADSMSLSQPSALTAIYSDSTTIACNGDANGSLTVTPTGGTPGYSYAWPIGVVTGTTDSIGTGLSGSTSYTVTVTDNNGCTTTVTQTLSEPTAINITETVTNSRCGAKNGSITLFITGGTQNPTPPPYTISWDSNGNPLAGTLPTLNNLYSGVYTATVVDANGCTTSKNITVSDTGAATITLDSVVNATCAGICDGGIFVSVTGGNGTISYVWSNGTNNQNLTPVCSGRYTLQATDTAGCVSFFSDSVGLDKVITTTIAATPLSCGGAICDGKLKVTPAGGGMPYRYVWSTSVNDTLDSLVNLCAGKYLVTVTDNDGCQVVDSSTLANPAVVTPFASADSVSCFGGSNGVARVDSIRGGTAPYRYQWSSGLLDTNSSVSGLSAGQYYVTVTEAGGCAGIDTVDVHEPLDISGTFVTVDADCGQANGVVTITPSGGNGGYSFNWPVGGVQTNPTDSFYAVGSYNVVVTDKKGCVKSLPFTINNKNAPTITLDSLNDESCPGLCDGGIYVSVTGGTPNYTYSWTPGGSTDQDLDSVCSGIYRLQVTDQQGCISFYTDTIDSATTVVVNAHVVSHATSFGACDGVAAATPTGGATPYNFTWSSTAVTDTAKGLCAGKYYVTVVDNNGCTYLDSVEITEPNTLVLDSSHVTNPSCNVTPCDGRVFVKISGGSGTYTYQWDDGGTGDTTVNRCAGLVSVTVSDGSISSVFTFPLSNTPGPSITTFAQDVSCNGLSDGVGAGVLVSGGPVTWFWPALGANTDTVRNLSAGTYEVRATDNLGCIAVDTVVIDEPTPIQVSFAQTRPNCTQSNGQIVATITGGTSPYTQNWLDGTKSSLVPPQTGTTATGLAAGIYYLSVRDDNGCRDTVQNILNDDNAPTITLDSLVAETCAGQCDGGIFISATGGTNPLGYSWSNSSSAQDLTPVCPGNYDVTVTDAAGCRSFYSNTVTGPDTVKTTVTLISNTSGAGQCDGQASVSVTGGNGNYTYSWTGGSNSSSANNLCAGMNYVTVTDAKGCSTIDSILISDPVVLRLDSVQVTSPGCGVCDGKARVFVSGGVMPYTYSWDNGDSKDSTINRCAGVTQVTVTDNNGLQGIFTVGISNSAGPAVTVATTDASCFGSCDGTASVTATGGTPGYTFNWPTLGKTTPSLSGLCEGVYLVEVRDAKGCITVDSADINEPTEIKTTHTTVNANCGQSDGSVTVTASGGTGGYTYKWSSGPSTSIGTLSNLSAGAYDVTVEDNSGCFTVQTFDINNPSGPTVVIDTINNVTCPSSCDGAIFITASGTPSPYTYNWVPGNINSEDLSNSCAGVYRVEVTDANQCITVLQDTIKVPDGPGLSASVNSHASAYGVCDGSATASVSSGGTGMLYQWSSGAVGATASNLCAGINYVTVTTPKGCQYVDSVVILQPQKLIISNQSSTNPACNVCNGKVKITVAGGTPPYSYLWDNGDIADSTINRCAGTLTVTVTDSRNYSAVFMVGLSNTSMPGVVISTTDATCFESCNGMAIATGSGTVGPYTYNWPGTGQLNDTAVGLCAGVHLVQVTDKVGCVAVDSAEIKEPLGFDVQFDKSLAACQFANGRIEAFVSGATPKSTGYDYLWLDKDKTPIVPNQTNSALTQIVAGLYHLEISDSLGCVDTIDVTLNNVGGVPIALDNIKHITCPESCDGAVSVKAFDGGTASYLWIPTGDTTISIDNLCAGDYTIEVTDTSNCKTVNTFTIQAPDSIDIVFSQIDNATCLNTNDGAVTTFIPQPGTYSYEWSGPENFIAISRDVSNLLTGRYFLEVTDDKGCKSTDSVDVGVDIYYELITTPDTTYCESVEAVKLEVRSTSTGPYTTRWYDHAGNIIAKQDTVTVSPNSGENTYYAEVREDVCVLLDTVIINLGSDYVIDAGEDRSIVKGQVTTLGGDPTVPAGKLVEWRPSTGLDDANSANPVASPDSTTTYILVAGDEATCIKYDTVTVNISTRIKVNDGFTPNGDGVNDTWEITILEDYPNAKVQIFNRWGQLLYEAEPYIPWDGTSEGEPMPLGTYYYIIDLKDSALETPVISGPVTIIR, from the coding sequence TTGCCTGCTGGCAAAGCTCGGGTAACCGTAACAGATAACTTGGGTTGTACTGCTATTGATTCGGTAACTATTACCGAGCCTGCTACAGGCTTATCCGCAACCTTCACCAATACAACCAATCCATTATGTAATGGCCAAGCCAATGGTGTAGTCATTGTTACTCCAAGTGGCGGTACACCAGGATACACCTACGCCTGGAGTGGAGGAACAGCAGGAGCCAGAGATAGTATCCGTAATGCCGGAGCCGGAGCCTTAACAGTTACCGTAACCGACAACAATGGTTGTGATACCAATTTGACAATAAACTTGGTTGATCCACCAGCATTAAGCTTGGTGATTTCAGATACAACTCATCCATTATGTAACGGTAATTCCGATGGAACTGCCATTGCAACTCCAACCGGAGGAACCGCACCTTATTCTTTTACCTGGCCGGCAGGATTGCCTGGAGCTCGGGATAGCATGAGAACGAATCTAGCTTCTGGAACCTATACGGTTACGGTAACAGATGACAACGGATGTACGGCTACGGCATCTTTCACCTTGGTAGACCCCACCACATTGGGCGCTACCGTGAATGTGACCGGTCATGTTACTTGCCGCAACGGCAATGATGGAACTGCCCAGGCCGTTCCAAGCGGCGGAACCGGACCATTCTCCTACAGTTGGAGTAAAGGAAACCCCGGAGCCACAGATGATCTTCGCATTGACTTAACAGCGGGAACCGTAACGGTAACCATCACCGATAACAATGGATGTACAGCTACTGGAAGCGCTACAGTGAACCAACCTGCAACAGGAATGACACTGAGTTTTACCGGTCAAACCAATGTATTGTGTAAAGGAGATAGTACCGGCCAGGCCATCGTAACTCCAACGGGAGGAACACCGGGTTATACCTATAACTGGGATGCTGGTGATGCTGGAATCCGGGATAGTATCCGCATTAACTTGCCAGCCGGCAGGGCACGGGTAACCGTAACGGATAACCAAGGATGTACCGCAGTAGATTCAATCACCATAACCGAACCTGCTACCTCTCTTTTCGGAGTGTTTACAGGACTTACCGATCCTTCTTGTAGCGGTACCCCAAATGGACAAGCCATAATTACTCCTTCAGGAGGAACGCCTGGATATAGCTATGCCTGGAGCTCAGGAAGTCCTGGAGCCAGAGATAGCATTCGTGTAGCCTTAGGTGGAGGTCAACTTTTTGTGACCATCACGGACAACAATGGATGTACTTTTATCGGAGATACTACCCTGACTTCTCCTTCTACCCTTAATTCAAGCTTTACCCAAACCTCCAACCCATCCTGTAATGGGGTGAGTGATGGAAGTTTGACTGTAACGCCTACCGGCGGAACCGCACCTTATACTTATGCTTGGAGTCATGGTACAGCTGGAGCAAGAGATAGTATCCGTCTTCAGTTACCAGGAAACACTTCCATCTCAGTAACGGTTACCGATGCGGGTGGATGTACCTCGGTAAGTAGTACGACTTTGACCGAACCGCTGGCATTGGCCCTGAATTTTACTGACTCAGTAGTTCCATTATGTAATGGAGCAGCAACGGGTAGTATTACGGTAACTCCATCTGGAGGTACACCTATATATACATATACCTGGACAGCAGGTGTGACTACCGGAGCATCGGATAGCATTGCCATCAACTTGATGGGGAACACAGTTTATGCTGTTACCGTAACCGATGCCAATGGATGTACGGAAGCGGATTCGATGAGTTTATCTCAGCCAAGTGCTCTTACAGCGATTTATTCTGATTCCACAACCATTGCTTGTAATGGTGATGCGAATGGAAGTTTAACCGTTACTCCTACCGGAGGAACCCCGGGTTATTCTTATGCTTGGCCAATTGGAGTAGTGACCGGAACCACGGATAGTATTGGAACCGGGCTTTCAGGTTCAACGAGCTATACCGTAACTGTAACTGACAACAATGGTTGTACAACCACGGTTACTCAAACCTTGTCGGAGCCTACAGCTATTAATATTACAGAAACGGTAACCAACTCTCGATGCGGAGCCAAGAATGGTAGTATTACCTTATTTATAACGGGCGGTACGCAGAACCCAACACCACCACCGTATACCATCTCTTGGGATTCCAACGGAAACCCATTGGCTGGAACATTGCCTACTTTGAATAATCTTTATTCTGGTGTTTACACAGCAACTGTAGTGGATGCCAACGGATGTACGACTTCAAAAAACATTACCGTAAGCGATACAGGAGCCGCCACCATTACTTTAGATAGTGTGGTAAACGCTACTTGTGCCGGTATTTGTGACGGTGGAATATTTGTTTCAGTGACTGGTGGTAATGGAACCATCTCTTACGTTTGGTCAAATGGTACCAACAACCAAAATCTCACACCTGTTTGTTCAGGTAGATATACGCTTCAAGCCACAGATACGGCGGGTTGCGTTAGCTTCTTCAGCGATTCGGTTGGATTGGATAAAGTAATTACAACCACCATCGCAGCTACACCTTTAAGTTGTGGTGGGGCCATTTGCGATGGTAAGTTGAAAGTAACACCTGCCGGTGGTGGAATGCCTTATCGCTATGTATGGTCCACTTCGGTAAATGATACCTTGGATAGCTTGGTTAACCTGTGTGCAGGAAAGTACCTGGTAACTGTAACCGATAACGATGGTTGTCAGGTAGTGGATAGCTCCACTTTGGCTAATCCTGCAGTGGTCACTCCATTTGCATCAGCCGACAGTGTTTCTTGTTTTGGAGGAAGCAACGGTGTAGCACGAGTGGATAGCATTCGCGGTGGCACCGCCCCATACCGTTACCAATGGAGTAGTGGACTGCTGGATACGAATTCAAGCGTTTCAGGGCTTTCGGCCGGTCAATATTATGTAACTGTAACCGAGGCTGGCGGATGTGCTGGAATTGATACTGTGGATGTTCACGAGCCTTTGGATATTTCTGGAACCTTCGTAACGGTTGATGCAGACTGCGGTCAAGCCAATGGTGTGGTTACCATTACCCCTTCCGGTGGAAATGGAGGTTATTCGTTTAACTGGCCAGTAGGTGGAGTTCAGACGAACCCAACAGATAGTTTCTACGCCGTGGGAAGTTACAATGTGGTTGTGACGGACAAAAAAGGTTGTGTTAAATCCCTACCGTTTACCATTAATAATAAGAATGCACCTACCATTACACTGGATAGCTTGAATGATGAGTCTTGTCCAGGTCTTTGCGATGGAGGTATCTATGTTTCAGTAACCGGCGGTACTCCAAATTATACCTACTCTTGGACACCAGGTGGATCTACCGATCAAGATCTGGATAGCGTATGTAGCGGAATCTATCGTCTGCAGGTAACTGATCAACAAGGGTGTATTTCGTTCTACACCGATACCATTGATTCAGCCACCACCGTGGTTGTGAATGCTCATGTTGTTTCTCACGCCACTTCCTTTGGAGCATGCGATGGAGTTGCAGCCGCCACTCCAACAGGTGGAGCTACACCTTATAACTTTACTTGGAGTAGCACAGCTGTAACCGATACCGCGAAGGGTCTTTGTGCCGGAAAATACTACGTAACTGTAGTAGACAATAATGGTTGTACTTACCTGGACTCCGTTGAGATCACCGAGCCGAATACTTTAGTACTGGATTCTTCACATGTAACAAATCCAAGCTGTAATGTTACTCCTTGTGATGGACGTGTATTCGTGAAAATCAGTGGAGGATCTGGAACCTATACTTACCAGTGGGATGATGGAGGAACCGGTGATACTACCGTTAATCGTTGTGCCGGATTGGTTTCTGTAACGGTTTCCGATGGTAGTATCTCATCTGTATTCACCTTCCCATTGTCCAATACTCCTGGTCCATCGATTACCACTTTTGCTCAAGATGTGAGCTGTAATGGATTGAGTGATGGAGTTGGGGCCGGAGTTCTTGTTTCCGGTGGACCAGTCACCTGGTTTTGGCCAGCATTAGGAGCCAATACGGATACGGTACGCAACCTGTCCGCTGGAACTTACGAAGTGCGCGCAACCGACAATTTAGGATGTATCGCTGTGGATACCGTGGTGATTGATGAGCCAACACCTATTCAAGTGTCCTTTGCTCAAACCCGTCCAAATTGTACTCAATCTAATGGACAGATTGTGGCTACCATTACAGGTGGAACCTCACCTTATACTCAGAATTGGTTGGATGGAACTAAATCCTCCCTGGTGCCACCACAAACAGGTACTACAGCCACAGGATTGGCAGCGGGTATCTATTACTTAAGCGTACGAGACGACAACGGTTGTAGAGATACCGTTCAAAATATTCTTAACGACGACAATGCTCCGACGATCACCTTGGATAGCCTGGTTGCTGAAACCTGTGCAGGACAATGTGACGGTGGAATTTTCATCAGTGCTACCGGTGGAACAAATCCATTGGGTTATTCCTGGAGCAACTCATCTTCAGCTCAGGATCTGACTCCGGTTTGTCCCGGTAATTACGATGTTACGGTAACAGATGCCGCTGGATGTCGGTCATTCTACTCAAACACTGTAACCGGGCCAGATACCGTGAAAACGACGGTGACTCTAATCTCCAATACAAGCGGAGCAGGTCAATGCGATGGTCAGGCCAGCGTATCGGTGACGGGTGGAAATGGAAACTACACTTACTCCTGGACCGGTGGTTCGAATTCAAGCAGCGCCAACAACTTGTGTGCAGGAATGAATTACGTAACCGTAACTGACGCCAAAGGATGTTCCACCATTGACTCCATCTTGATTTCAGATCCAGTTGTTCTTCGTTTGGATTCTGTTCAAGTAACCTCACCTGGATGTGGAGTATGTGATGGAAAAGCCCGAGTATTTGTTTCTGGAGGTGTTATGCCATACACCTACTCCTGGGATAATGGTGATTCCAAAGACAGCACCATTAATCGTTGTGCTGGAGTGACTCAGGTGACCGTAACTGATAACAATGGACTTCAAGGAATCTTCACCGTTGGTATTTCCAACAGTGCCGGACCTGCTGTTACGGTAGCTACAACTGATGCTTCTTGCTTCGGGTCTTGTGATGGAACGGCAAGTGTGACTGCCACCGGTGGAACACCAGGCTATACCTTTAATTGGCCAACTTTAGGAAAAACCACACCTTCTCTCAGCGGATTGTGTGAAGGGGTTTACCTGGTTGAGGTACGAGACGCTAAAGGATGTATCACAGTAGATTCAGCTGATATTAATGAGCCTACGGAAATTAAAACGACCCATACTACGGTGAATGCCAATTGTGGTCAATCGGATGGATCAGTTACTGTGACTGCCTCTGGTGGAACGGGTGGTTATACCTATAAATGGTCTTCAGGTCCATCTACTTCAATTGGAACATTGAGCAACCTTTCTGCGGGTGCTTATGACGTAACGGTAGAAGATAATTCTGGATGTTTCACGGTACAAACCTTTGACATCAATAACCCATCAGGGCCTACAGTGGTGATTGACACCATCAATAATGTGACCTGCCCGAGCTCTTGTGATGGAGCCATCTTCATTACCGCTTCAGGAACACCATCTCCTTATACCTATAACTGGGTTCCAGGAAACATCAACAGCGAAGACTTATCCAATAGCTGTGCTGGTGTTTATCGAGTAGAAGTTACTGACGCTAATCAATGTATTACCGTTCTTCAGGATACGATTAAAGTACCAGATGGACCAGGGTTGTCTGCATCTGTAAACAGTCATGCAAGTGCTTATGGCGTTTGTGATGGGTCTGCAACGGCTTCGGTTAGCTCGGGTGGAACAGGAATGTTGTATCAGTGGAGTTCAGGAGCAGTTGGAGCTACAGCTTCCAATTTGTGTGCAGGAATTAACTATGTGACAGTAACCACTCCTAAGGGTTGTCAATATGTTGATTCAGTAGTGATCCTACAGCCTCAGAAATTGATCATCTCAAACCAGAGCAGTACAAACCCAGCATGTAATGTATGTAATGGTAAAGTGAAAATCACGGTTGCCGGTGGAACGCCACCTTATTCTTACCTATGGGATAACGGTGATATAGCAGATAGCACCATTAACCGTTGCGCTGGAACATTGACCGTTACGGTAACTGATTCCAGAAACTACTCTGCCGTGTTTATGGTCGGATTGTCCAATACCTCAATGCCGGGCGTGGTTATTTCTACCACAGATGCTACCTGTTTTGAATCTTGTAATGGAATGGCAATCGCCACCGGATCGGGAACCGTTGGACCTTACACGTACAACTGGCCTGGAACAGGTCAACTAAATGATACCGCTGTAGGTCTGTGTGCTGGGGTTCACCTTGTACAAGTAACCGACAAGGTAGGTTGTGTAGCTGTTGATTCAGCGGAGATTAAAGAGCCATTAGGATTCGATGTTCAGTTTGACAAATCTTTGGCAGCTTGTCAATTTGCCAATGGACGGATTGAAGCCTTTGTTTCTGGAGCCACTCCAAAATCCACCGGTTACGATTACCTCTGGTTAGATAAGGATAAGACTCCAATCGTTCCAAATCAAACGAATTCTGCCTTGACTCAGATCGTGGCTGGTTTGTATCACCTTGAGATATCCGACTCTTTGGGTTGTGTTGATACGATTGATGTAACCTTGAACAATGTAGGCGGAGTTCCTATCGCTCTTGACAACATTAAGCACATAACTTGTCCTGAAAGTTGTGACGGTGCTGTTTCTGTGAAAGCCTTTGACGGGGGAACGGCATCCTATCTATGGATTCCAACGGGAGATACCACCATAAGTATCGATAACTTGTGTGCCGGAGATTACACCATTGAAGTGACGGATACAAGCAACTGTAAAACGGTAAATACCTTCACCATTCAGGCTCCGGATTCCATCGATATCGTATTTAGCCAGATCGACAATGCGACCTGTTTGAATACCAATGATGGAGCTGTGACCACCTTTATTCCACAACCGGGAACCTATTCCTACGAATGGTCTGGTCCGGAAAACTTTATTGCGATTTCACGTGATGTGTCTAATCTGTTAACCGGAAGATACTTCCTTGAAGTGACCGATGATAAAGGTTGTAAGTCCACAGATTCAGTTGATGTTGGCGTGGATATTTACTATGAGTTGATTACTACACCAGATACCACTTACTGTGAGTCTGTAGAGGCCGTGAAATTGGAAGTACGCTCTACCAGCACCGGACCTTACACCACTCGCTGGTACGATCATGCAGGAAACATCATTGCTAAGCAGGATACAGTAACCGTTTCTCCAAACTCGGGAGAAAACACCTACTATGCTGAAGTCCGCGAAGATGTGTGTGTCCTTCTTGATACTGTAATCATCAACCTGGGAAGCGACTATGTGATTGATGCTGGTGAAGACCGAAGCATCGTGAAAGGACAGGTGACCACACTTGGAGGTGATCCTACAGTTCCAGCTGGAAAACTGGTAGAGTGGAGACCGTCTACAGGATTGGATGATGCGAATTCGGCTAATCCGGTGGCATCGCCAGATAGCACTACGACTTACATCTTGGTAGCAGGTGATGAAGCGACTTGTATCAAGTACGATACGGTTACCGTAAACATCTCTACCCGAATTAAAGTGAACGACGGATTTACACCTAATGGTGACGGCGTAAACGATACCTGGGAAATCACCATATTGGAAGATTACCCGAATGCTAAAGTTCAGATCTTCAACCGCTGGGGTCAGCTGTTGTACGAAGCTGAGCCCTACATCCCTTGGGATGGAACTTCTGAAGGCGAGCCTATGCCGCTGGGTACTTACTATTATATCATTGATCTGAAGGATAGTGCGCTGGAAACTCCAGTTATTTCAGGTCCTGTAACGATCATCAGATAA
- a CDS encoding type IX secretion system membrane protein PorP/SprF translates to MKKIWIGIVLMIFGFGAGAQQLGQFSQFFMNDYVINPAVGGTKPYFDVRSSYRYQWVGVSDAPRTFLLSMNGPVNKKGNMGIGGYVYADVTGPTRRTGFKISYAYNFKVTSDIKLSFGLSGGLMQFSVDGTEIELADQNDVALGNSLTTAYTPDAAFGAYLYHDDFYVSLSIPQLIGTEMKFVDNHRNSMNKLNNHYYFNAGYRFHVGDDWMIEPMLQVKYIPPINPQLDLGARVHYKEMVWLGAAWRSEDAATVFAGMNIAENFTLGIPTTSLPPTSTM, encoded by the coding sequence ATGAAGAAGATTTGGATAGGAATAGTGTTGATGATCTTCGGCTTTGGAGCCGGAGCTCAACAATTGGGACAATTCTCCCAGTTCTTTATGAACGACTACGTAATCAACCCGGCAGTGGGTGGAACGAAACCCTATTTCGATGTTCGATCATCCTACCGCTATCAATGGGTAGGAGTTTCGGATGCTCCTCGAACCTTTTTGCTGAGCATGAATGGCCCGGTAAATAAAAAAGGAAATATGGGAATTGGCGGATACGTCTATGCGGATGTAACCGGTCCAACCAGAAGAACGGGTTTTAAAATCTCATACGCCTACAACTTCAAAGTGACTTCAGATATTAAGTTGTCCTTTGGTTTGTCTGGGGGATTGATGCAGTTTTCTGTGGATGGAACAGAGATCGAATTAGCAGACCAGAATGATGTGGCTTTGGGCAATAGCTTAACCACTGCTTATACCCCTGATGCTGCTTTCGGAGCCTACCTCTACCACGATGATTTCTACGTGAGCCTTTCCATTCCTCAACTTATTGGAACTGAGATGAAGTTTGTAGACAATCACCGCAACTCCATGAACAAGCTCAACAATCACTACTACTTCAATGCAGGATATCGTTTCCATGTGGGTGATGATTGGATGATTGAGCCTATGCTTCAGGTGAAATATATTCCACCAATCAATCCTCAATTGGATTTAGGAGCTCGGGTGCATTACAAGGAAATGGTATGGTTAGGAGCAGCTTGGCGCTCTGAAGATGCCGCTACAGTTTTTGCTGGGATGAATATCGCTGAGAACTTTACCCTGGGTATTCCTACGACATCATTACCTCCGACATCAACAATGTAA
- a CDS encoding anthranilate synthase component I family protein, whose amino-acid sequence MANRKAYRIPFSGPSLNLHALTGIDPVVYLNSNDSEKTSYLAFGSIKETLPGDGFDALKAFHASVEDWLFGYLSYDLKNRLESLHSCNPDRQGFQDLRFFQPEVVIQLGDGFLEAHYFPEHTEISKLQAILQNLLDPTTDIDGPLPKVQFNPTISREEYIEAIQELKREIQYGNIYEANFCQEFHTTTELKDPISLYHRLSDISPTPYSAYMHFHEHHLICASPERFIQKKGNRILSQPIKGTIGRSSSEEKDRQLKKELLSSAKDRNENVMIVDLVRNDLARTCISGTVKVEELFGIYSFPQVHQMISTISGELKPNTHGLDALIQSYPMGSMTGAPKVKAMEIIEELEHFKRGLYSGSVGYLKPNGDYDFNVVIRSLFYQSETHALSFAVGGAITMKSDPQNEYEETLLKAKAIFELFQTDILDLQE is encoded by the coding sequence ATGGCTAATCGAAAGGCATATCGAATTCCTTTTTCAGGGCCATCTTTAAATCTTCATGCCCTCACGGGAATTGATCCTGTCGTTTATCTCAATAGCAACGATTCTGAAAAAACGTCTTACCTCGCCTTTGGTTCGATAAAGGAAACTCTTCCAGGAGATGGTTTCGATGCCCTAAAAGCGTTTCACGCTTCGGTGGAGGATTGGTTGTTCGGTTACCTTAGTTATGACCTTAAAAACCGCTTAGAAAGCCTCCATTCTTGTAACCCGGATCGGCAAGGCTTTCAAGATTTGCGATTTTTTCAGCCCGAAGTGGTCATTCAACTTGGTGATGGCTTTTTAGAAGCCCACTACTTTCCAGAACACACGGAAATCTCCAAACTGCAAGCCATCCTTCAAAATTTACTCGACCCCACCACCGATATCGATGGCCCACTCCCAAAGGTTCAATTCAACCCGACCATAAGTCGAGAAGAATATATTGAGGCCATACAAGAGCTCAAGCGAGAAATTCAATACGGCAATATTTATGAAGCCAACTTCTGCCAGGAATTTCATACTACGACAGAACTCAAAGATCCGATTAGTTTATACCACCGATTGTCGGATATTTCGCCTACGCCCTACTCGGCCTACATGCACTTTCATGAACACCACCTAATATGTGCAAGTCCGGAGCGGTTTATTCAAAAGAAAGGGAATCGAATTCTATCTCAACCCATCAAAGGAACTATTGGTAGATCCTCTTCAGAAGAAAAGGACAGGCAACTCAAAAAGGAACTTCTATCCAGTGCTAAAGACCGCAATGAAAATGTGATGATTGTGGACCTGGTAAGAAACGACCTGGCTCGCACCTGTATATCCGGCACCGTTAAGGTAGAAGAACTTTTCGGAATTTATAGTTTCCCGCAGGTGCATCAAATGATCTCGACTATTTCGGGTGAACTAAAGCCAAATACTCATGGTCTGGATGCCCTTATACAGTCTTATCCAATGGGTTCCATGACCGGAGCGCCCAAGGTGAAGGCTATGGAGATCATTGAAGAATTGGAGCACTTTAAACGGGGATTGTATTCCGGGTCGGTAGGGTATCTGAAACCCAATGGCGATTATGATTTTAATGTAGTCATCCGCAGCCTCTTTTATCAATCAGAAACGCATGCCTTGAGCTTTGCTGTGGGTGGAGCCATCACCATGAAGTCTGACCCTCAAAATGAATACGAAGAGACCCTGCTTAAAGCAAAGGCCATCTTCGAATTATTTCAAACCGATATTCTCGATCTTCAAGAATAA
- the hemH gene encoding ferrochelatase yields MSKTTVLLINLGTPDNPSVGAVRKYLFQFLNDPRVIDIPALLRFMLVNLIIVPFRAPKSAKVYQELWTDKGSPLMFHGESIKHKLQAQLGDEYQVELAMRYQNPGMPEVLEKIRKSKTSKLIVIPLYPQYASSTTGSTVEEAMRIISQWYVMPEIRFVGQFYDHPGYLQTIVEQAKKYDLNSYDHILFSYHGLPTRQVDKVYDDGLCSDRDCEHEITDENQFCYKATCYATTRLIAERLNLNESQYSVGFQSRLDKNWLEPFSDKTVIQKAKDGCKRMLVFSPAFVADCLETTVEIGSEYKELFEEHGGETLDLVESLNDHPKWIDTLEDLVKNG; encoded by the coding sequence ATGAGCAAAACTACAGTACTACTTATCAATCTGGGAACCCCGGATAATCCGTCGGTTGGCGCGGTTAGAAAATACCTCTTTCAATTCTTGAATGACCCTAGGGTTATCGATATCCCGGCTTTGCTTCGGTTCATGCTGGTCAACTTGATCATTGTTCCGTTTCGGGCTCCCAAATCGGCTAAGGTTTACCAGGAGCTTTGGACGGATAAAGGATCACCTTTGATGTTTCATGGAGAAAGTATCAAACACAAACTCCAAGCTCAATTGGGCGACGAGTACCAAGTGGAGCTGGCCATGAGGTATCAAAATCCCGGAATGCCTGAGGTTTTGGAAAAAATCCGGAAATCCAAGACATCCAAATTGATTGTTATTCCGCTGTACCCACAGTACGCCTCTTCCACCACCGGAAGTACTGTGGAAGAAGCAATGCGGATTATCAGCCAGTGGTATGTGATGCCCGAAATTCGATTTGTCGGGCAGTTTTACGATCATCCAGGCTACTTGCAAACCATAGTAGAGCAAGCAAAGAAATACGACCTGAATTCCTACGATCATATTCTGTTCTCTTACCATGGCCTTCCTACCCGGCAGGTAGACAAGGTATACGATGATGGTCTTTGCTCGGATCGCGATTGTGAACATGAAATCACGGACGAAAATCAATTTTGCTACAAGGCAACGTGCTATGCCACTACCCGATTGATTGCAGAAAGGTTGAACCTGAATGAGAGTCAATATTCGGTAGGATTCCAATCTCGCCTGGATAAAAACTGGCTGGAACCTTTTTCGGACAAAACGGTAATTCAAAAAGCCAAAGACGGTTGTAAAAGAATGCTGGTCTTTAGTCCCGCCTTCGTTGCCGATTGCCTGGAAACTACCGTAGAAATTGGAAGTGAGTACAAAGAACTTTTTGAAGAGCATGGCGGCGAAACATTGGATTTAGTGGAAAGTCTAAACGATCATCCCAAGTGGATCGACACCTTAGAGGATCTGGTCAAGAATGGCTAA